In Pseudomonas putida, a genomic segment contains:
- the kdpC gene encoding potassium-transporting ATPase subunit KdpC, whose amino-acid sequence MKTFVRPALSLLVLMTAITGVLYPLAVTAIAQVAFPAQANGSLVRDAQGQVRGSALIAQDFEGDGWFHSRPSAGNYATVASSASNLAPSNPALAERIKAEAATLYQPGQGPVPQALLTTSGSGLDPHLPPQAVAYQIPRVAAARQVPVARLQALLEEATLHPLIGPPVVNVLALNQALDTLAH is encoded by the coding sequence ATGAAGACTTTTGTACGCCCGGCGCTGAGCCTGCTTGTGCTGATGACTGCGATCACCGGTGTGCTGTACCCGCTGGCAGTGACTGCCATTGCCCAGGTTGCCTTCCCTGCCCAGGCCAACGGCAGCCTGGTGCGCGATGCACAGGGCCAGGTGCGTGGCTCGGCGCTGATCGCCCAGGATTTTGAGGGTGACGGCTGGTTCCACTCGCGGCCTTCGGCGGGCAACTATGCCACCGTCGCCAGTAGTGCCAGCAACCTGGCACCGAGCAACCCTGCGCTGGCCGAGCGGATCAAGGCTGAGGCAGCGACGCTTTACCAGCCCGGGCAGGGGCCGGTGCCGCAGGCATTGCTGACCACCTCCGGCAGCGGGCTGGATCCGCATCTGCCGCCGCAGGCGGTGGCCTACCAGATACCGCGGGTGGCGGCAGCCCGGCAGGTGCCGGTGGCGCGCTTGCAAGCCTTGCTGGAAGAGGCCACCCTCCACCCATTGATCGGGCCGCCGGTGGTCAATGTGCTGGCATTGAACCAGGCCTTGGACACCCTGGCTCATTGA
- the kdpB gene encoding potassium-transporting ATPase subunit KdpB: MNMPIPEVKTDHGAKDQTAFAALWRPALVQAFVKLDPRQLKRAPVMLVVALTAMLTTALCFAPGSGVSTAVAVQITLWLWFTVLFANFAEALAEGRGKARADSLKAGSQGLMAQRRQRDGSFESVAASQLRKDDVVRVVAGEMIPGDGEVLEGIAAVNEAAITGESAPVIRESGGDRSAVTGNTWLVSDWLLIRITSNPGESTLDRMIALVEGAKRQKTPNEIALDILLVGLTLIFLIVVATLQPFAHFVGASLPLIFLAALLVTLIPTTIGGLLSAIGIAGMDRLVRLNVIARSGRAVEAAGDVHTLLLDKTGTITFGNRRCTALYAAPGVSARELGEGALFASLADDTAEGKSIVDYLRQLHDFVEPSAGQFEAVAFSAETRLSGIDFGPHRYRKGAVDAVLGLVGVQRLEMPAALAREVERIAQGGGTPLLVCIDKRLLGVIHLKDVVKPGIRERFAELRKLGIRTVMVTGDNPLTAAAIAAEAGVDDVLAEATPEKKLARIRQEQNEGRLVAMCGDGANDAPALAQADVGMAMNDGTQAAREAANMVDLDSDPTKLLDVVQVGKELLVTRGALTTFSIANDVAKYFAILPALFASIYPQLGVLNLMHLASPQSAILSAIVFNALIIIVLIPLALRGVRVQAASAAHLLRRNLLIYGLGGILVPFAGIKLIDLLLTALHLV, translated from the coding sequence ATGAACATGCCCATTCCCGAAGTCAAAACCGACCACGGCGCCAAGGACCAGACGGCCTTCGCCGCGCTCTGGCGCCCGGCCCTGGTGCAGGCCTTCGTCAAGCTCGACCCACGCCAGCTCAAACGTGCGCCAGTGATGCTGGTGGTTGCCCTGACCGCCATGCTTACCACGGCGCTGTGTTTCGCGCCCGGCAGCGGCGTGAGTACCGCCGTGGCGGTGCAGATCACCTTGTGGCTGTGGTTCACGGTATTGTTCGCCAACTTCGCCGAAGCCCTGGCCGAAGGGCGCGGCAAGGCTCGCGCCGACAGCCTCAAGGCCGGCAGCCAGGGTTTGATGGCCCAGCGTCGGCAACGCGACGGCAGTTTCGAAAGCGTCGCCGCCAGCCAGTTGCGCAAGGACGATGTGGTGCGCGTGGTGGCAGGCGAGATGATCCCCGGCGACGGTGAGGTGCTCGAAGGCATCGCCGCCGTCAACGAGGCTGCCATTACCGGTGAGTCGGCGCCCGTGATCCGTGAGTCTGGCGGCGATCGTTCAGCCGTCACCGGCAACACCTGGCTGGTGTCCGACTGGCTGCTCATCCGCATCACCAGCAACCCAGGCGAATCGACCCTGGACCGGATGATCGCCCTGGTCGAAGGGGCCAAGCGGCAGAAGACGCCGAACGAGATCGCCCTGGACATCCTGTTGGTCGGATTGACCCTGATCTTCCTGATCGTGGTGGCCACCTTGCAGCCGTTCGCCCATTTCGTCGGCGCCAGCCTGCCGCTGATCTTCCTCGCCGCGTTGCTGGTAACGCTGATCCCGACCACCATCGGCGGCCTGCTTTCGGCCATCGGCATCGCTGGTATGGATCGCCTGGTCCGGCTCAACGTCATCGCCCGTTCCGGGCGGGCAGTGGAGGCCGCTGGCGACGTGCACACGCTGCTGCTCGACAAGACCGGTACCATCACCTTCGGCAACCGCCGCTGCACCGCGTTGTACGCGGCGCCGGGCGTGAGCGCCCGGGAGCTTGGGGAGGGCGCCTTGTTCGCCTCGCTGGCCGATGACACTGCCGAAGGCAAGTCGATCGTCGACTACCTGCGCCAGTTGCACGATTTCGTCGAGCCTAGCGCCGGGCAGTTCGAGGCGGTAGCGTTCAGCGCCGAAACCCGGCTGTCGGGCATCGACTTCGGGCCACACCGCTATCGCAAGGGCGCCGTCGATGCGGTGCTGGGATTGGTCGGCGTGCAACGCCTGGAGATGCCAGCCGCCCTGGCCCGCGAGGTGGAACGCATCGCCCAGGGCGGCGGCACGCCGTTGCTGGTGTGCATCGACAAGCGCCTGCTCGGCGTGATCCACCTCAAGGACGTGGTCAAGCCGGGCATCCGCGAGCGCTTCGCCGAGCTGCGCAAACTGGGTATCCGCACGGTGATGGTGACCGGCGACAACCCGCTGACTGCCGCCGCGATTGCCGCCGAGGCGGGTGTGGATGACGTGCTGGCCGAAGCCACCCCGGAGAAGAAACTGGCACGCATTCGCCAGGAGCAGAACGAGGGGCGCCTGGTGGCGATGTGTGGTGACGGCGCCAACGATGCGCCGGCGCTGGCCCAGGCCGATGTGGGCATGGCCATGAACGATGGCACCCAGGCGGCCCGCGAGGCGGCCAACATGGTCGACCTGGACAGCGATCCGACCAAGCTGCTGGACGTGGTGCAGGTCGGCAAGGAGCTGCTGGTGACCCGCGGCGCGCTGACCACCTTCTCGATTGCCAACGATGTGGCCAAGTACTTCGCGATCCTGCCGGCGCTGTTCGCCTCCATCTATCCGCAGCTTGGTGTGCTCAACCTGATGCACCTCGCCAGCCCGCAGAGCGCGATCCTCTCGGCGATCGTGTTCAACGCGCTGATCATCATCGTGCTGATTCCGTTGGCGCTGCGCGGGGTGCGCGTCCAGGCGGCGAGTGCTGCGCACCTGTTGCGCCGCAACCTGCTGATCTATGGCCTGGGCGGCATCCTGGTGCCGTTCGCCGGGATCAAGTTGATCGACCTGCTGCTGACTGCCTTGCACCTGGTCTGA
- the kdpA gene encoding potassium-transporting ATPase subunit KdpA, with amino-acid sequence MHSYDYALLLAFFAIVLLPAPWLGRFYYRVMEGQRTWLTPLLGPVERGCYRLAGVRADQEQGWKQYTLALLAFNLAGFGLLFAVLLLQGQLPLNPQHLPGLEGSLAFNTAVSFVTNTNWQAYSGEASVSYLSQMLGLTVQNFVSAATGLAVLVALCRGIARRSVATLGNFWVDMTRATLYGLLPLCLLLALLLVWQGVPQTFADYAHAVTLQGAEQTIPLGPAASQIAIKQLGTNGGGFFGVNSAHPFENPTAWSNLFEVAAIILIPVALVFTFGHYVKDLRQSRAILACMFGLFLLGGAAALWSEYQPNPALASAQIEQSAPLEGKESRFGTTGSVLWTVTTTAASNGSVNAMHDSLNPLTGMVAMVNMMVGEVIFGGVGAGLYGMLLFVLIAVFLAGLMIGRTPEYLGKKLQAREVQLLVATLLVMPVGVLLLGAVAASLPGPAGAVSNPGAHGFSQLLYAYTSGTANNGSAFAGFGANSVFHNLMIGLAMLIGRFGYILPILALAGSLAAKKSVPQGQNSFPTHGPLFTTLLLVTIVLVGGLTFLPTLALGPVAEHLSLGF; translated from the coding sequence ATGCACAGTTACGATTACGCACTGCTGCTGGCGTTCTTCGCCATCGTGCTGCTACCGGCCCCATGGCTCGGGCGTTTCTACTACCGGGTCATGGAAGGCCAACGCACCTGGCTGACCCCGCTGCTCGGCCCGGTTGAGCGGGGCTGCTATCGACTGGCCGGGGTGCGCGCCGATCAGGAGCAGGGCTGGAAGCAGTACACCCTGGCCCTGCTGGCCTTCAACCTGGCCGGTTTCGGGCTGCTGTTCGCCGTGCTCCTGCTGCAAGGCCAGCTACCGCTCAATCCGCAACACCTGCCTGGTCTGGAAGGGTCGCTGGCCTTCAACACCGCAGTCAGTTTCGTCACCAACACCAACTGGCAGGCGTACAGCGGCGAGGCCTCGGTCAGCTACCTGAGCCAGATGCTCGGCCTGACCGTGCAGAACTTCGTCAGCGCTGCCACCGGCCTCGCCGTGCTGGTCGCGCTGTGCCGGGGCATCGCCCGCCGCTCCGTGGCTACCCTGGGTAACTTCTGGGTCGACATGACCCGCGCCACGCTCTATGGCCTGCTGCCGCTGTGCCTACTGCTGGCGCTGCTCCTGGTGTGGCAGGGCGTGCCGCAGACCTTCGCCGACTATGCCCATGCCGTGACCCTGCAAGGCGCCGAACAGACCATCCCGCTGGGGCCGGCCGCCAGCCAGATCGCCATCAAGCAACTGGGCACCAACGGCGGCGGCTTCTTCGGCGTCAACTCGGCGCACCCATTCGAAAACCCCACGGCGTGGAGCAACCTGTTCGAGGTGGCGGCGATCATCCTGATTCCGGTGGCGCTGGTGTTCACCTTCGGCCACTACGTCAAGGACCTGCGCCAGAGCCGGGCGATCCTCGCCTGCATGTTCGGCCTGTTCCTGCTCGGTGGGGCGGCTGCATTGTGGTCGGAGTACCAGCCCAACCCGGCGCTTGCCAGCGCCCAGATCGAACAGAGCGCACCGCTGGAAGGCAAGGAAAGCCGCTTCGGTACCACCGGTTCGGTGCTCTGGACGGTGACTACCACAGCCGCTTCGAACGGCTCGGTCAATGCCATGCACGATAGCCTCAATCCACTCACCGGCATGGTCGCGATGGTCAACATGATGGTTGGCGAGGTGATCTTCGGCGGCGTTGGCGCAGGGCTGTACGGCATGCTGCTGTTCGTGCTGATCGCGGTGTTCCTGGCGGGGCTGATGATCGGCCGCACGCCCGAGTACCTGGGCAAGAAACTGCAGGCGCGGGAGGTGCAGCTGCTGGTGGCGACCTTGCTGGTGATGCCGGTCGGCGTGCTGCTGCTCGGCGCCGTCGCGGCCAGCCTGCCAGGCCCTGCGGGGGCGGTGAGCAACCCCGGTGCCCATGGCTTCAGCCAACTGCTGTATGCCTACACCTCGGGTACCGCCAACAACGGCTCGGCCTTCGCAGGCTTCGGCGCCAACAGCGTCTTTCACAATCTGATGATCGGCCTGGCCATGCTGATCGGGCGCTTCGGCTACATCCTGCCGATCCTCGCCCTGGCCGGCAGCCTGGCGGCGAAGAAGAGCGTGCCCCAGGGCCAGAACAGTTTCCCCACCCACGGCCCGTTGTTCACCACGCTGCTGCTGGTGACCATCGTGCTGGTGGGTGGCCTGACCTTCCTGCCGACCCTGGCCCTGGGGCCGGTCGCCGAACACCTGAGCCTGGGTTTCTGA
- a CDS encoding RNA polymerase sigma factor: protein MSGSDLKALYLAHREEIQDYLDRRLRCKDTAADLTQDTFIRLSEQLGRSRIENVRAYLFSSARNLFIDHTRRQQHRKSESLDSEEANAVAQPSATLEQAAIANQQLAALNKVIQNMPAPCREVFLMVRVEGMTYADIGARLGISPKTAYSRMVKALELLKQGMSR from the coding sequence ATGTCCGGCTCAGATCTCAAGGCCCTCTACCTCGCCCACCGCGAGGAGATCCAGGATTATCTGGACCGCCGCCTGCGCTGCAAGGACACGGCTGCCGACCTGACCCAGGACACCTTCATCCGCCTCTCCGAGCAACTGGGCCGCAGCCGCATCGAGAACGTGCGGGCCTACCTGTTCTCCAGCGCCCGCAACCTGTTCATCGACCACACCCGCCGCCAGCAACACCGCAAGAGCGAGTCGCTGGACTCGGAGGAAGCCAATGCCGTGGCGCAACCGAGCGCGACACTGGAACAGGCCGCCATCGCCAATCAACAACTGGCCGCGTTGAACAAAGTCATCCAGAATATGCCCGCGCCCTGCCGCGAGGTGTTCCTCATGGTGCGGGTCGAAGGCATGACCTACGCCGATATCGGCGCACGCCTCGGTATCTCGCCGAAAACGGCCTACAGCCGCATGGTCAAAGCGCTGGAGTTGCTCAAACAAGGCATGTCGCGTTGA
- a CDS encoding FecR family protein — translation MNSEPPYSATAACAADDIDHQASAWFALFHGGAPTPEQRQAWAAWLAADARHAEAYAELEQLWGASALLLQPAPVVAAPPPRLSRRRFVGMGIAASAAAVSVASGTFWLKGMDSPFADLRTAVGERRIERLPDGSTVELAGHTALNLDFSSNRRRVELLHGQAFFTVRPSSAGEFSVRTQAGQLRTAEAEFCLSCENDSALVAVNRHRVQVISASQQTDLEEGLSLRFDAASTGEIQRAELQQMLAWRSGRLVFFNEPLQGVVDELQRWREGRIFIMDKQLGARRVSLILNLEHPEQMLDVLSRALAVRTSRYTDLVTLLYPA, via the coding sequence ATGAATTCCGAACCACCGTATTCCGCCACTGCCGCCTGCGCCGCCGATGACATCGATCATCAGGCCAGCGCCTGGTTCGCCTTGTTCCATGGCGGCGCGCCGACGCCCGAGCAACGCCAGGCCTGGGCCGCCTGGCTGGCGGCCGACGCTCGCCACGCCGAAGCCTATGCCGAGCTGGAACAGCTCTGGGGTGCTTCTGCCCTGTTGCTGCAACCGGCCCCCGTCGTAGCGGCGCCGCCACCGCGCCTGTCGCGGCGCCGCTTCGTCGGCATGGGCATCGCCGCCAGCGCGGCGGCGGTCAGCGTGGCCAGTGGTACGTTCTGGCTCAAGGGCATGGACTCGCCGTTCGCCGACCTGCGCACTGCAGTGGGCGAGCGGCGTATCGAGCGCCTGCCGGACGGCTCGACCGTGGAACTGGCAGGCCACACCGCGCTGAACCTGGACTTTTCATCCAACCGCCGCCGTGTCGAACTGCTGCATGGCCAGGCGTTCTTCACGGTTCGTCCGAGCAGTGCCGGTGAATTCAGCGTGCGCACCCAGGCCGGGCAACTGCGTACCGCCGAGGCGGAGTTCTGCCTGTCGTGCGAAAACGACTCGGCCTTGGTGGCCGTCAACCGTCATCGTGTCCAGGTGATCAGTGCCAGCCAGCAAACCGACCTCGAAGAAGGCCTGTCGCTGCGCTTCGATGCCGCCTCCACGGGCGAAATCCAACGTGCCGAACTGCAGCAGATGCTGGCCTGGCGCAGCGGCCGTCTGGTGTTCTTCAACGAGCCGTTGCAGGGTGTGGTCGATGAACTGCAACGCTGGCGCGAAGGCCGCATCTTCATCATGGACAAGCAGCTCGGCGCACGCCGCGTGAGCCTGATCCTCAACCTCGAGCACCCAGAGCAGATGCTCGACGTGCTGTCGCGTGCGCTGGCCGTGCGCACCTCGCGTTACACCGATCTGGTCACCCTGCTTTACCCTGCGTAA
- a CDS encoding TonB-dependent siderophore receptor: protein MATRFNPHHPVHPRWQRSALSAALACTLLVGAIQAHAAPGTAAASAQHKLQLNIPAQPLRQALLVFSQQSGQNVLLDGNVDASLRSTSVVGSYSAEEGLGRLLQGSGYNFARTDAATLYLVPSDSAQADGTVNLAPTQIQFQLAQANGQSVGYQAKPAASTTRLGLSDRETPQAISSVTREQIDDFKLNSVKDALRNAPTVTVEQFETDRTAFTSRGFVIDNFEYDGMGMPFSSGVLLGDQDLAEFEQIDVLHGANGLMSGAGNPSATVNFVRKRPTETFQARIDTSVGSWDNRRVAVDVGGPLTDNGKVRGRFIYAHDKGNSYLDQYSHEINVMAGLLAFDLSDADTLTVGFSEQRSDSNGSTWGALPMADYAGNPIHYSSRSSSIGQPWTYWNIHTQRAFAELAHDFGGGWQGKLSVTGTNQHQDTQMLYAIPATATSVYAYMNRTTSTEHQYTGEAQLSGPFSLFGREHELTVGANYGRSRHDERGHYYDASGYQIVSLEDALAGNVVKPPFDYTDELNTQHFTDRQKSLYAGARFSLTDDLHWIAGARMLSADGEGMGYGSAQDTRVHGKVTPYTGLVYDLTAQWSLYASWTEIFKPQYLRSTAGGVIEPLEGKSTEVGVKGSLLEDRLTVSAALFKTEQQNVAVTTGEIIGGQYAYRGEDNKSHGVELEASGEAMPGLDLAAGYTYVHIEDGDGDKTRRYVPSHSVRGSVTYRLPSMPQARVGTRVQWQSATEADGNHRVRQEAYALVDLMGSYDFDANWSASLNLNNVFDRKYLLSLYQSAGSTNYGAPRNLTASVTWKY, encoded by the coding sequence ATGGCCACTCGATTCAACCCGCATCACCCGGTTCACCCACGCTGGCAGCGCAGCGCGCTGAGCGCGGCACTTGCCTGCACCTTGCTGGTCGGCGCCATCCAGGCCCACGCAGCGCCCGGCACCGCGGCTGCCAGTGCCCAGCACAAGCTGCAACTGAATATCCCTGCCCAACCGCTGCGCCAGGCGCTGCTGGTGTTCAGCCAGCAATCCGGACAGAACGTGCTGCTCGACGGTAACGTCGATGCCAGCTTGCGCAGCACCTCGGTAGTCGGCAGCTATTCTGCCGAAGAAGGCCTGGGCAGGCTGCTGCAGGGCAGCGGCTACAACTTCGCCCGCACCGATGCCGCCACCCTGTACCTGGTACCGAGCGACAGCGCACAGGCCGATGGCACGGTAAACCTCGCGCCCACCCAGATCCAGTTCCAACTGGCGCAGGCCAACGGCCAAAGCGTCGGCTATCAGGCCAAGCCGGCCGCCAGCACGACCCGCCTGGGCCTCAGTGACCGGGAAACGCCCCAGGCGATTTCCAGCGTGACCCGCGAGCAGATCGACGACTTCAAGCTCAACAGCGTCAAGGATGCCCTGCGCAACGCCCCCACCGTCACCGTCGAGCAATTCGAGACCGACCGCACCGCCTTCACCTCACGCGGCTTCGTCATCGACAATTTCGAATACGACGGCATGGGCATGCCGTTTTCCTCCGGCGTGCTGCTGGGCGACCAGGACCTGGCCGAGTTCGAGCAGATCGACGTGCTGCACGGTGCCAACGGCCTGATGAGCGGCGCCGGCAACCCATCGGCGACGGTCAACTTCGTGCGCAAGCGGCCCACCGAGACTTTCCAGGCGCGCATCGACACCAGCGTCGGCTCGTGGGACAACCGTCGCGTGGCCGTCGATGTCGGTGGCCCGTTGACCGACAACGGCAAGGTCCGCGGGCGCTTCATCTACGCCCACGACAAGGGCAACTCGTACCTCGACCAGTACAGCCACGAAATCAATGTCATGGCTGGCCTGCTGGCGTTCGACCTGTCCGATGCCGACACCCTGACCGTAGGATTTTCCGAGCAACGCAGCGACTCCAACGGCAGCACCTGGGGCGCGTTGCCCATGGCCGACTACGCCGGCAACCCGATTCACTACAGCAGCCGCAGTTCGAGCATCGGCCAACCCTGGACCTACTGGAACATCCACACCCAACGGGCCTTCGCCGAACTGGCGCATGATTTTGGTGGCGGCTGGCAAGGCAAGCTGAGCGTGACCGGGACCAACCAGCATCAGGACACCCAGATGCTCTATGCGATCCCGGCCACGGCGACGTCCGTCTATGCCTACATGAACCGCACCACCAGTACCGAGCACCAGTACACCGGTGAAGCGCAGTTGTCCGGCCCATTCTCGTTGTTCGGCCGCGAGCATGAACTGACCGTGGGCGCCAACTATGGCCGCAGCCGCCACGACGAGCGCGGCCACTACTATGACGCCTCCGGCTACCAGATCGTCAGTTTGGAAGATGCGCTGGCCGGCAATGTGGTCAAACCGCCGTTCGACTACACCGACGAGCTCAACACCCAGCACTTCACCGACCGCCAGAAGAGCCTGTACGCCGGCGCCCGCTTCAGCCTCACCGACGACCTGCACTGGATCGCCGGGGCGCGCATGCTCAGCGCCGATGGCGAAGGCATGGGCTATGGCTCGGCACAGGACACCCGCGTGCACGGCAAGGTCACGCCCTACACCGGGCTGGTCTACGACCTGACCGCGCAGTGGAGCCTGTACGCCAGCTGGACCGAAATCTTCAAGCCGCAGTACCTGCGCAGCACCGCCGGCGGCGTGATCGAGCCGCTGGAAGGCAAGAGCACCGAGGTCGGCGTGAAGGGCAGCCTGCTCGAGGATCGCCTCACCGTCAGCGCGGCGCTGTTCAAGACCGAGCAGCAGAACGTGGCGGTCACCACGGGCGAAATCATCGGTGGCCAGTACGCCTATCGCGGCGAGGACAACAAAAGCCACGGCGTGGAGCTGGAAGCCTCCGGCGAAGCCATGCCCGGCCTGGACCTGGCCGCTGGCTACACCTATGTGCACATCGAGGATGGAGATGGCGATAAGACCCGCCGCTACGTGCCCAGCCACAGCGTGCGCGGCAGCGTGACTTATCGCCTGCCCAGTATGCCGCAGGCTCGGGTGGGTACCCGGGTGCAATGGCAGAGTGCGACCGAGGCCGATGGCAACCACCGGGTCCGCCAGGAAGCCTATGCGCTGGTCGATCTGATGGGCAGCTATGATTTCGACGCCAACTGGAGCGCGTCGCTGAACCTGAACAACGTGTTCGATCGCAAGTATCTGCTGTCGCTGTATCAGTCGGCGGGGTCTACCAACTATGGTGCGCCGCGTAACCTGACAGCTTCGGTGACTTGGAAGTACTGA
- a CDS encoding AI-2E family transporter — translation MVNNDRLLIQILLLTLLGAALWVMAPFMSALLWGAILAFASWPLMRLLTRVLGGRETLAASLLTTAWILIVALPLVWLGFNLADHIRDATAFVRDIQVDGLPDAPAWVANMPFIGERLVHWWESLDQQGAALIASIKPHLGQVGNWLLARSAQIGSGVLELTLSLVFVFFFYRDGPRLSAFVLRLLHRLVGERADYYLDLVAGTVQRVVNGVIGTAAAQGLLALIGFLIAGVPGAIVLGLVTFMLSLIPMGPPLAWIPATGWLVWKGEYGMAVFLGIWGTFVISGVDNVLKPYLISRGGNLPLVIVLLGVFGGLLAFGFIGLFIGPTLLAVGYSLLLDWSRNAEQHKPHL, via the coding sequence ATGGTCAATAACGATCGGCTACTGATTCAAATACTTCTGCTGACCCTGTTGGGCGCGGCATTGTGGGTGATGGCGCCGTTCATGTCGGCGCTGTTGTGGGGGGCGATCCTGGCGTTTGCCAGCTGGCCATTGATGCGTTTGCTCACCCGGGTGCTGGGTGGGCGCGAGACGTTGGCGGCCAGCCTGCTGACCACGGCCTGGATCCTGATCGTGGCGCTGCCGCTGGTGTGGCTCGGCTTCAACCTGGCCGACCATATCCGCGATGCCACGGCCTTCGTGCGCGATATCCAGGTCGATGGCTTGCCCGATGCGCCGGCCTGGGTGGCCAACATGCCGTTCATCGGCGAGCGGCTGGTGCACTGGTGGGAGTCTCTGGACCAGCAGGGCGCGGCCTTGATCGCCTCGATCAAACCGCACCTGGGGCAGGTCGGCAACTGGTTGCTGGCGCGCAGCGCACAGATCGGCAGTGGGGTGCTGGAGTTGACCCTGAGCCTGGTGTTCGTGTTCTTCTTCTATCGCGATGGCCCTCGGTTGTCGGCCTTCGTGCTGCGTTTGCTGCATCGCCTGGTGGGCGAACGCGCCGACTACTACCTCGACCTGGTGGCCGGGACCGTGCAGCGGGTGGTCAACGGTGTGATCGGTACTGCGGCGGCGCAGGGCCTGCTGGCGCTGATCGGTTTCCTGATCGCGGGGGTGCCGGGGGCGATCGTGCTGGGGCTGGTCACCTTCATGCTCAGCCTGATCCCCATGGGTCCGCCGCTGGCGTGGATCCCGGCGACCGGTTGGCTGGTGTGGAAGGGCGAATACGGCATGGCGGTGTTTCTCGGCATCTGGGGCACGTTCGTCATCAGCGGCGTGGACAACGTGCTCAAGCCCTACCTGATCAGCCGTGGCGGCAACCTGCCGCTGGTGATCGTCCTGCTCGGTGTGTTCGGTGGCTTGCTGGCCTTCGGCTTCATCGGCCTGTTCATCGGGCCGACCTTGCTGGCGGTGGGCTACAGCCTGTTGTTGGACTGGAGCCGCAACGCGGAGCAGCACAAGCCTCATTTGTGA
- a CDS encoding DUF4892 domain-containing protein, which translates to MSAPACIRTFLAGCLALIGASAWAGSLPVPDDATVVDQRPAVEQERFYPLGPLRRISGRLRLESKIEGHGQVSSVTYQLPIERTAREAFTSAREALQRDGGYPLFWCQGRDCGEASLWANEVFGNARLNGGDEQQAFILLRRSAEEADTLVALYSVTRGTRRGYLHVEEFVAGSPLGEILPTAATVLREMRDTGKLDYPDLKAPQPAWVTLLGRSLNLDSTLRASLSGAEAEAWREALVKAGVRSSRLEVGAAPTEGLHLELIR; encoded by the coding sequence ATGAGCGCACCCGCTTGTATCCGTACGTTTCTCGCCGGCTGCCTGGCGCTGATTGGCGCCTCGGCCTGGGCCGGCAGCCTGCCGGTACCGGATGATGCCACGGTGGTCGACCAGCGTCCGGCGGTGGAGCAGGAACGCTTCTACCCGCTTGGCCCGCTGCGCCGAATCAGTGGCCGCCTGCGCCTGGAAAGCAAGATCGAAGGCCATGGTCAGGTCAGTTCGGTCACCTATCAGTTGCCGATCGAGCGTACCGCCCGAGAAGCCTTCACCAGTGCCCGCGAAGCGTTGCAACGCGATGGCGGTTACCCGCTGTTCTGGTGTCAGGGCCGCGATTGCGGCGAGGCCAGCCTGTGGGCCAACGAGGTGTTCGGCAACGCGCGGCTCAACGGCGGCGACGAACAGCAGGCGTTCATCCTCCTGCGCCGTTCGGCCGAGGAGGCCGACACCCTGGTGGCACTGTACAGCGTGACCCGGGGTACCCGACGCGGCTACCTGCATGTCGAGGAGTTCGTCGCTGGCAGTCCGCTGGGCGAAATCCTGCCGACCGCAGCCACGGTGCTGCGGGAAATGCGCGATACCGGCAAGCTCGACTACCCTGATCTGAAAGCGCCACAGCCGGCCTGGGTGACCTTGCTCGGGCGCAGCCTCAACCTCGACAGCACCCTGCGTGCCAGCCTCAGCGGCGCCGAGGCCGAAGCCTGGCGCGAGGCGCTGGTGAAAGCGGGGGTTCGCAGCAGCCGTCTCGAAGTTGGCGCTGCCCCTACCGAAGGCCTGCACCTGGAGTTGATTCGTTGA